In Acidobacteriota bacterium, a genomic segment contains:
- a CDS encoding DUF4236 domain-containing protein — protein MAFRFWRRVRIAPGVTLNFSRSGVSASIGPRGAKFTAGPRGRRVTFGIPGTGLFYTHALPSRGAASSASRRAEALERRLTPGFFERLFTPAHERAFIAGCREFVRGDEVAALERLREALHLADGAFLAGYLALALDRPSEAAAFLASAAERGEELGRTFRRYGLDLDLELPVTPEITAHVRPGLAGALLGLVEAKQRLGRRKEAIAALERLLRMRPGDVVVKVSLAELLLEADPDAGAEGRRAAERVVELAEGLGNESPAHAAMLLYKGRALRRLGLLDAAREALTAGLRRRKGRPPELLRALRFERALVYEALGRTRQARADLERLYAEDPHDAEVARRLGRT, from the coding sequence ATGGCGTTCCGATTCTGGCGCCGCGTCCGCATCGCTCCCGGCGTGACGCTGAACTTCAGCCGCTCGGGTGTTTCCGCGTCGATCGGCCCGCGAGGGGCGAAGTTCACCGCCGGCCCCCGCGGCCGTCGCGTGACCTTTGGTATTCCGGGAACCGGACTCTTCTACACGCACGCACTGCCGTCGCGCGGCGCCGCAAGCTCTGCGTCACGGCGCGCCGAGGCGCTCGAGCGCCGGCTGACGCCCGGTTTCTTCGAGCGGCTGTTCACCCCCGCGCACGAGCGGGCGTTCATCGCCGGGTGCCGGGAGTTCGTGCGCGGAGACGAGGTGGCGGCGCTCGAGCGGCTGCGCGAGGCGCTGCACCTCGCCGACGGCGCCTTCCTCGCCGGGTACCTGGCCCTCGCCCTGGACCGGCCGTCGGAGGCCGCCGCTTTCCTCGCATCGGCGGCCGAGCGGGGGGAGGAGCTGGGCCGCACGTTCCGCCGCTACGGCCTCGATCTCGACCTCGAGCTGCCGGTGACGCCGGAGATCACCGCTCACGTCCGGCCCGGCCTCGCCGGCGCGCTGCTCGGGCTGGTCGAGGCGAAGCAGCGTCTCGGCCGACGCAAGGAAGCGATCGCCGCGCTCGAGAGGCTTCTCCGGATGCGCCCCGGCGACGTGGTCGTCAAGGTGTCACTGGCCGAGCTTCTCCTCGAGGCGGATCCGGACGCCGGAGCGGAAGGCCGCCGGGCGGCGGAACGCGTCGTGGAGCTCGCCGAAGGGCTGGGCAACGAAAGTCCGGCTCATGCCGCGATGCTCCTGTACAAGGGGCGCGCCCTGCGCCGCCTCGGCCTGCTCGACGCCGCACGCGAGGCACTCACCGCGGGGCTGCGCCGGCGCAAGGGTCGCCCTCCCGAGCTGCTGCGCGCCTTGCGCTTCGAGCGCGCCCTGGTCTACGAGGCGCTCGGGCGGACGCGGCAGGCGCGGGCGGATCTCGAGCGGCTCTACGCGGAGGATCCCCACGACGCGGAAGTGGCCCGCCGCCTCGGCCGGACCTGA